The Caldalkalibacillus thermarum genome includes the window TCGATGGCCAATGTTTTGGTAAACCCCTGCAACCCTGCTTTGGCGGCTGCATAATTGGCTTGCCCCCTGTTACCTAAAGCTGACGTGGATGACAGATTAATGATTCTGCCGTATTTTTGCTCCACCATATATTTTTGCGCAGCCCGGCTGCAATAAAAGGCCCCTTTCAAATGGACATCCATCACTTGCTCCCAATCTTCATCCGTCATTTTAAACAACAGGTTGTCGCGGATAATCCCCGCATTGTTCACCAGAATATCCAGCCGCCCCCACATACTGACAATACTGTCCACCGTGTTTTCCACCTGGCTGCGGTCTGTCACATCACAGCGTAAAGCCATCACTGTCAATCCTTCATTCTCCAGTTCCTGACCGGCAGCCTGCACCAGTTCTTCGTTAATATCCACCAGGCACACTTTCGCCCCTTCTCTAGCAAAACGTGCAGCAATCGCTTTGCCGATTCCCCGGCTTGCTCCTGTGACCAGCGCCACTCTGTTGGTCAAACGCATCGTTTTCTCTCCCTTCTATCACTTCTGCTGTACCGTTAATAAATAAGCATCCCTAGGCAAACTTGATCTCGCCGCGCAACACCGTTTTCAAGACCTTTCCGCTTGCGTTTCTGGGCAAGGCAGCGATAAATTCAACCTCAGCCGGAACTTTATATTTGGCTAAGCGCTCCCAGCAATAATTTAAAATAGTTTCCTCACTGATGCTTTGCCCATCTTTCAACACCACATATGCTTTGGGCACTTCACCGTACACTTCATGGGGAATGCCCACCACAGCGGCCTCCAAAATCTCCGGGATTTCGTACAAGACTTCCTCAATTTCTACGGGATATACATTTTCTCCGCCGCGGATAATCATGTCCTTTTTGCGGTCAACAATATACAAAAGGCCGTCTTCGTCCAGACGTCCCAAATCCCCGCTGTACAGCCACCCGTCTTTGATGGCTTCTTGAGTCGCCTCAGGATTATACAAGTATCCCTTCATCACGTTGAGCCCTTTAACAATAATTTCGCCAACCTCCCCAACAGGCACATCTTGGCCGTGCTCATCAACCACCCTCACTTCGCAATTGGGCAGGGGTTCCCCCACAGAGCCGATTTTTTCGAGGGCATAAAGGTCTTTTAAAGTGGTGGCTCCGGGAGCATTTTCCGTCTGGCCGTAACAGTTTTGCACTTTGACCTGCGGGAAGCGCTGCTTCACCTTTTTGACCAGCTCATACGGCATAGGAGCTGCGCCATAAGTCAGGAGACGCAAGTGAGGCACATTCACTTGTTCAATCCCCGGTTCGTTTAACAGCAGTGTGTACATGGCCGGCACCCCAAAAAAGACCGTCACCTTTTGCTCTGCCATGGTCTTCAGAGACTGTTTAGGGCTGAAACCAGGCTCGATCACCACGGTGCCACCCGCATACATGGCAGGCAGCATAAACACGTGACTGGCCGCACAGTGAAAGAGCGGCGCCACAATCTGCACCTGGTCTTGGGCCGTTAACTCAAATGCAGTGGCCCACATATCACTGACGGCCACACAATTGCGGTGGGTCAGCATCACCCCCTTGGGCCTGCCGGTGGTGCCCGAAGTGTAAAAAATAACGGCCACATCCTCCTCTGTCCCATCTTTTGTTTCATATGACCCTTTATACTGGCTAAGAATCGCCTCCAAAGCAGGATCAGAGCCACCGGGCTCGAGTACAAGATACTCTTCCACATGTTGCAGTTCAGGGCGCAATTGATTGACAACATCAAGATATTGGCTGCTGTAGAGCAATCCCTTTGCTTTGGAATGATGTGACATACTCCCACCACCTACGCTAACGCTTAGAGGTGGGGGCTTCTCGGGTAATTCCTTCTAACGAAGGAAAATTGACCGAGCGATCCCCGTGTGCCCCACGGTTCGAGATCCAGTTAGGCAGTCCCTAACTGTTTCAGACCTTCTTTTTTGATATTGATGGCGGCATTGGTGTCTCTGTCTGCCACAAAACCGCATTCACAACAAAACAGACGTTCGGAAAGCGATAGAGACACCTTCACCCGGCCACAACATGAACACATTTTGGATGAGGGGAACCATTTGTCGATTTTGATCAGCTGCTTTCCCTGTTCTGCTAACTTGTATTGAAGGAAAGAGGTGAACATGCCCCAACCGTTGTCGTGGACGCTTTGACCGAAATGGAGGGCTTGAGACATCCCTTTCATGTTGAGGTCTTCAATCACCACCGCATCATACCGGTTGGCCAATTGTCGTGCAGCCTGATGCAGAAAATCCTGACGTTGGTTGGCAATCTTTTCGTGCAACTGGGCGACTGTCAGCCGCTGTTTGTGCCAACGGTTGGAACCTTTCCGGCGGCGTGACAGCACCCGTTGCGCTCGGGCCAGTTTTTCCAAGGCTTGCCGGTAGAATCGAGGATAATTGGCTCTAAGCCACGGAAAATCCCGTTTGTACTTGGCCGGAGTGGGAAATTTGTGCTGTTTCAAAGCTTCTTTGTCGTCTTTGAACTTTTCATAAATTTGTATGCGTTCCTCAAGCATTTTGTTGTAGACGAAACGGACGCAACCGAACGTTTTGG containing:
- the fabG gene encoding 3-oxoacyl-ACP reductase FabG; the protein is MRLTNRVALVTGASRGIGKAIAARFAREGAKVCLVDINEELVQAAGQELENEGLTVMALRCDVTDRSQVENTVDSIVSMWGRLDILVNNAGIIRDNLLFKMTDEDWEQVMDVHLKGAFYCSRAAQKYMVEQKYGRIINLSSTSALGNRGQANYAAAKAGLQGFTKTLAIELGKFGITTNAIAPGFIETEMTKATAARVGVDFEQFKQMAIQSIPVGRSGKPEDIAYAALFFASEEASFVNGQVLYVAGGPKA
- a CDS encoding class I adenylate-forming enzyme family protein, whose translation is MSHHSKAKGLLYSSQYLDVVNQLRPELQHVEEYLVLEPGGSDPALEAILSQYKGSYETKDGTEEDVAVIFYTSGTTGRPKGVMLTHRNCVAVSDMWATAFELTAQDQVQIVAPLFHCAASHVFMLPAMYAGGTVVIEPGFSPKQSLKTMAEQKVTVFFGVPAMYTLLLNEPGIEQVNVPHLRLLTYGAAPMPYELVKKVKQRFPQVKVQNCYGQTENAPGATTLKDLYALEKIGSVGEPLPNCEVRVVDEHGQDVPVGEVGEIIVKGLNVMKGYLYNPEATQEAIKDGWLYSGDLGRLDEDGLLYIVDRKKDMIIRGGENVYPVEIEEVLYEIPEILEAAVVGIPHEVYGEVPKAYVVLKDGQSISEETILNYCWERLAKYKVPAEVEFIAALPRNASGKVLKTVLRGEIKFA
- a CDS encoding RNA-guided endonuclease InsQ/TnpB family protein; this encodes MANKAYKFRLYPTQEQEQLLAKTFGCVRFVYNKMLEERIQIYEKFKDDKEALKQHKFPTPAKYKRDFPWLRANYPRFYRQALEKLARAQRVLSRRRKGSNRWHKQRLTVAQLHEKIANQRQDFLHQAARQLANRYDAVVIEDLNMKGMSQALHFGQSVHDNGWGMFTSFLQYKLAEQGKQLIKIDKWFPSSKMCSCCGRVKVSLSLSERLFCCECGFVADRDTNAAINIKKEGLKQLGTA